The DNA sequence GATCATGCCGTAAAATACGCTGAAAAACACCCATACCGCAATGGCTGACAAGGCCGAAGTAGCCGCCTGGCGGAAACGCACCGAAAATAGGATCGACAGATTCAGCCAGAACGCCACATACAGGATACTGAGAAGAATGAATACCAGGATGCGCATAAATTCCCCGGGCGCAGGCGGGATCCCGATAGTGATCATTCCAAGCCCCGTCACCAGGAAGGCCAGCGCGAAAAACAAAACGCTGATCACTACCAGTGCAGCTACAAACTTGGCGTTGAGCAGGTAATCCCGGTGGATGGGCTGGGACATGATACGGCTGAGAGTTCCCTTGTTCTGCTCCGAGTTTACCGCGTCAAAGCCCAGGCCGATACCCAGCAAAGGCCCCAGGAAACCAACGAATACCACGTAAGAAGGGAGCGTCCCGTCCGTAATCGTGAATAACTTCAGGAAAAAGAAGGCGCCCTCGGGATCGTTTGGCTTTACCGCTTCCCCGATATTGGTCAGCGCAGTATAGAGCGAACCCAGGCAGGTTAACGCAATCAAGCCAATCAGAATAATAAAACGCCAGCTTCTCACATGGTCGGAGATTTCCTTGCTGACAATTACCCAAAAAGGATGATCATTAATTTTCTCTGCCTTCCTGGAAATAGCGGTGATATATGTCGTCAAGTCCATATTCTTTTCGATGCAAATAAGTTAAACCAATGCCGGATCCCACGATCAACCGGGCGATTTCCGGAGTGATATCCCGGGAGCAGCTAATGCGCAAAAGGTCTCCTTTCCCATTAACCGACACGATCCCATCCAGTTGTTCCAGGCTTGCCCTGAGCTGTTCCTGTCCTGCGGGAGCCGCGTTCCCGGCGGTAAAGGCAAGTCCGGCTTCGACAACAAACGGCTCGCCGGCAAACAGCTTCGCGGATAATTTTTGAATATCCCCTTCGGCAATCAGCTTTCCGCCCACGAATATGCCTACCCGGTCACATACTTGCTGGATCTGGTGCAGATGGTGCGAGGATAGTAGTACGGTGAGTCCTTCTTCCCTGCTAAGTTTTACGATAAGGCCCAGGAATTCCCGCACACCCTCGGGGTCCAGTCCCAGGGTGGGTTCGTCCAGGATGATCACGCGGGGATCCTTGATCAGTACATCGGCCAATCCCAGGCGCTGGCGCATGCCGCGGGAATAATTGCCGGTCTTCTTTCCTCCCTGTCCGGCGAGGCCCACTTTCCCGAGCATCCGTTCCGCCTTCGCTGCAGCTTCAGTTTCCGGCACTCCGTTCAGCCGCGCGGTATAGACAAGATTCTCCAGCCCGCTGAGTTCCTGGTAAAAGCCCATATCCTCCGGCAGGTATCCCACTTGTTTTTTCACCTCCGCCGGGTTATGGGTGGAATCAATGCCGCATACCCGCACCCGCCCTGAACTGGGTTCGGTGAGCCCGATCATCATTAAAATCGTTGTTGATTTTCCGGCGCCGTTGGGGCCCAGCAGGCCGAATATCTCTCCTCCGGAAACCGACAAACTAAGATGATCCACAGCGGTGAAGGACCCGTAGTTTTTTGTAAGGCCCTCCAGTTCTATAATTGACTGGTTCACGCTTACCTCCTTCCGTATTTGCGGAACAGCCGGAACACGCTTCCTAATGCGATCAGGATGATCAGGATACCTACCCATCCCCATAACATGGACGTTTTTACGGACACCCGGAAGGAAGCTTCGGAAGTAGCTTCCGGCGTATTGGCCCGGAGCGTGGTCACATAATCCCCCGCTATTGCTTTATTATCGGCGTTAATGGTAGCGGTCACGCTGGCTGTTTTGCCCGGTTCCAGCTGCGCAACACTTTCCGGCTCAAAAGCCACCTCCCAGTTCACGGGCGCAGAAGCGCTAAGGTCAATATCCTTGAGGGCGGAAGAACCTGTGTTCCTGACAATTAATTCAACTTTTTCATCACCGCCGGCGGTTATTTCAGTACTCAGCAAGCCGCTCGGAGTAGATAGTACCAGTTCATAGGATCCCGTGATCACCACTTCCAGGTCAAGCGAGGCCGATGTAGTGCTGGTGGCCGCCTTCACCGGTATCTTGTAGGTGCCTGCCTTGATCTGGTCAGGGGGATTCACTTCCACCGTGATGCTCGCAGTGGAATTCGGCGCTATATTCACAGAAGTAGCCTGTTTATAATTCGGTTTGAATACCACACCCCATCCCCGGGGCGCGTCCGCCCGCAGGGCATACAGCTGCTCGCCGGCCGTGCGGTTTCTTAATTCGGTATTAAAGGTAAAGGTGGCATCCGCCGCACCTTCCATATTTGGCTGCTCGCTGGTAAATTCCGTCTTAAAGGTACCCTGCTCGGATACCGTCACGGTAAGAGGAAGCACGTCCTGCCCCCCGGCCACCAGGTTGAAGGTATAGGTTCCCTTATCCACTTTCAGGGGAACATCCACAGTAAGGTCCAGGGTCTGTTTCTCTCCCGGCAACACGGAAAGCTGTTCCACGCTCCATCCGCCGGATTTGAGATCGTATTCCCAGCCTTCGGGAAGTTTTGACAGGGACAGGGAAGCTTTGCCGATCCCGCCGCCCTTATTAATAAGCTGAACAGCGTAATCGATCGACTCCCCCGGGGGAACCGAAATACTGGTATAAGGTGTGTAAAGAACAAGGCGCTGCGCACTGGCTGGCAGGCTTCCGGCAAACAACAGGCCGGTCATAAAAAAAGCAACGAAAAATTTGTACGGTCTTGTACAGATCAACATGAAGAATTCCTCCTTTTTTTTTAGTTAAAAAAACCAGTGGGTGGCAAATACAAGCAACACGTCACCAGAGAACGAATTAATCTGTTTTCAGCACAAAGGGATTGAAGTAATCGCTTATGTCATGCCCGACCCCTAACGGGAGGGTTAACATAGGATCTGGTTTCAGCAGGCCTAAGTTATAAATGCCATCCGGAAATTCAAAGAGACCGGGCAAAAAACATAAGTGTTCAGGCTTAACAGAACACCAGGCCCGGACCTCAGCGCATTCTTTTCGTTAATGTTGGGATCACTAAGGAAAGATCGTGGTAAACAAGTACACAGCCAGGATCACCAGCAATACGATACCCTGCAGGATATTCGTGCGTCCGGCATTAAATGATATACTTATCGTAAATAATGAAAGCAGCAAAAGCGCCGTGGATTTCGTATCAAGGCCAAGAGTAATTGTATACCCGGTAAAATAGGCCAGGATAGCTACTGCGGGAATAGTAAGCCCGATACTCGCCAGTGCAGAACCCAGGGCCAGGTTCAGGCTGGTTTGCAGCCGGTTTTTTCGTGCTGCCTTGATCGCCGCCAGCCCCTCAGGCAGTAAAATGACCGCTGCGATAATGATGCCCACGAGGCTCTGAGGAGCATTCAAGCTGTAAACAGCCGCCTCAATGGCAGGAGATAGTTTTTTTGAAAGCATTACCACCACCACCAGGGCTACCAGCAGAAAAATGAGGCTGCTAATCGCCGTGGCGACGGAAGGAGGTTCCATATGTGCTTCCTGATCGCCCGGATCTTTATCCTCGGGAAGAAAATAATCCCGGTGACGAACTGTCTGCGCCGCGACAAAACTGCCGTATAATACCAGGGACACCGCTGCGATGAACAGCAGCTGCCCCGTTGAATAATAAGGCCCCGGCGTGGTGGTCGTATAATTGGGCAGCACCAATGTCAGGATAGAAATAGCTGCGAGAGTGATCAGCGATGCGCTGACCCCTTTTTGAACGAATAACTGTTCCTTAAAACGGTAGCCGCCCAGGAGCAGGCACAAGCCAATTATGCCTGTAAGAATGATCATAATCGCGGCGAAAACGGTATCTCTTGCCAGGGCGGACCCCTCCGCTCCTTCCGACAGCATGATGGAGACGATCAGCGAAACCTCAATAATGGTAATGGCCAGCGCCAGGATAAGCGTTCCGAAAGGCTCGCCAACTTTATGCGCTACCACTTCTGCATGATGCACGGCAGCCAGTACGGCGCAAATAAGCAGCCCGCCCATGACCGCCATAAAGATCCCGCCTTCAAAATTTCCGGAAACAACCAATAAAGCGAGGCCAAGGCATGGGAAAACTACGGTCCATAAGGGCAGGGCGATCCTTAATCGCTTATTTAAAAAATATTCATGCGCCATCAATCGGGGGTTTGATGCCTAAAATAAGAATTTTATTGGACGGTGAGGCTCCCCGCTTCCGCCTCACATGCCTTTTAATACAATGTAAGGGCAGCTGACCGTCGTCAGGTAAACCGGTCCGCGGGTATAGCCTGAAGGGGAAAAACATTCGTAGGGAGCGTTGAAGCCCCTTCCCTTCCTGAAATCGTTTTTCCTTAATTCGGCGATGTATTCCTTTATTAGCTGTTTTGCAAGTTCCCGGTCCACCCTGGAAATGGCATAGCTTACCCAGCCGGAAGGCGTTCCCCAATAAGCCCCGTTCTGATAGGTATTCTTGGGAACGATCGCATTTTCCCATGCTGTCTGCCCGTTGAAGTCGTCTGTGGTGGGTACATGGCGGATGCTTCCTTTATAAGCCAGCGAGCCCTCTTTGTAAAGTTTTGCCAGGTGGCGGCACGCGCTTTCCATTTGTTCACCTTCCAGGATGCCCAGGTAAACGGCCAGGGCGGTTGCCCATACGTCGGGCTGGCCGCTGGTTCCGGTCGAGGCCAGCAGCATTCCCTGTTCATTCCGGAACAATCCGGGCAAGGCTTTTTTTATGGCCGCGGCTATTTCCCGATAGGCCCTGGCCTTTCCCTGGTTCCGCAGCTTTTCAAAAAGCGCGGAGAGCTGCATTGCCGCCCGGTATTTCAGAATGGAGGGGTAAACAAGATCACCGGTAATTCTTACAGCATCCCTGAAGCCGAAGTCCACCCCCCTGAAGCCCATCGTGGTGTACACAATATGGTTATCGCTCCTGGCCGGAGGAACTTTAAACGCGATCTCCAGGCGGTCGATGAGGCTGAAACCGTCTATTTCTTTCTCCAGGATCTTTTTATCCGAGGTTTGTTGCACATAGTAATGAGCCATATGTATAAAGTAGAACTGATCCCCGTAAGGAGGGAACTTCCCGAATTCCTCCACTCCCTGAGCTTCATAGTCGTAGGTACCGGGAAAGTAAATCGGCAGGAGGTCATCTACCCTGATATGGTCTGCGATAGCTCCAAAAGGCACCATGCTTCCCCTTTGGTTATCCAGGCCTGGTCGCATTGGGTGGATGCGGTGAGCAGCAGCATATGTTTTTGCTCTTCTTCGCTGATCAGGCCGCTTTCCAGGGTCATTGCATAATCCCTTATCCAGAAAGAGGGGTACGTTTCCCGGCCCCCGGGCCTTACCAGTATTCCTCCCGTATTATTTTTTCCAAAGGGGGCGGGAAGCGCCTGGCCCGGCAAGATGCGCGAGCTGTCCAGGACCGCCCTGGTGATACCTTCCAGGAATTCAAAATCGGACCCGTCAATAATACTGTGTTTATCCTGCCCCGGAACAAGCACAGGCGATAAAAGGCCGAAAAGCAAAAAAATATTAAACCTTCTCATTTATATATCTTAATTCGTTCAACCGGATTAAAACTCTCCCCGGAAACTGACTTCCATCATATGATTGCTGAGCGATCCCGACCAGTTTTCCAAAATCTTAATGCGAATGTACCTGACCCCGGGCGTATCTTCAGGAAAAGTAAAGCTTTCTCCGGCAGCACTGTAGTCGATGTCCTCCTGGGTCACAGAACCTAAGGGAAGGCCGGAGGGCTTGATGGATTCGCATTCAGCGAGTTTGACCCAGCCTGTAAAACTACCGTCAGGGGCAGGTTCATTGCTTCCCCATACCTCGAATCTCTTTAAATTCCCTGCGTTATAAGGCATACCTGCCCCCTGCCGTTGCCAGATCTTCATTTCACGAAGCACCGCTTTTACTCCCAGATCAAAGGTAAAATACTGGGGGAGCATCACTTCCGGCGTATGAAAGCCGCTTCCTTCCGCCGTATTGTGATCCCAGAGAAAAGGCAGCTCCCATCCCCAGGCGCTTCCAACGTC is a window from the Anseongella ginsenosidimutans genome containing:
- a CDS encoding ABC transporter ATP-binding protein; amino-acid sequence: MNQSIIELEGLTKNYGSFTAVDHLSLSVSGGEIFGLLGPNGAGKSTTILMMIGLTEPSSGRVRVCGIDSTHNPAEVKKQVGYLPEDMGFYQELSGLENLVYTARLNGVPETEAAAKAERMLGKVGLAGQGGKKTGNYSRGMRQRLGLADVLIKDPRVIILDEPTLGLDPEGVREFLGLIVKLSREEGLTVLLSSHHLHQIQQVCDRVGIFVGGKLIAEGDIQKLSAKLFAGEPFVVEAGLAFTAGNAAPAGQEQLRASLEQLDGIVSVNGKGDLLRISCSRDITPEIARLIVGSGIGLTYLHRKEYGLDDIYHRYFQEGREN
- a CDS encoding calcium:proton antiporter, with translation MAHEYFLNKRLRIALPLWTVVFPCLGLALLVVSGNFEGGIFMAVMGGLLICAVLAAVHHAEVVAHKVGEPFGTLILALAITIIEVSLIVSIMLSEGAEGSALARDTVFAAIMIILTGIIGLCLLLGGYRFKEQLFVQKGVSASLITLAAISILTLVLPNYTTTTPGPYYSTGQLLFIAAVSLVLYGSFVAAQTVRHRDYFLPEDKDPGDQEAHMEPPSVATAISSLIFLLVALVVVVMLSKKLSPAIEAAVYSLNAPQSLVGIIIAAVILLPEGLAAIKAARKNRLQTSLNLALGSALASIGLTIPAVAILAYFTGYTITLGLDTKSTALLLLSLFTISISFNAGRTNILQGIVLLVILAVYLFTTIFP
- a CDS encoding COG1470 family protein; its protein translation is MTGLLFAGSLPASAQRLVLYTPYTSISVPPGESIDYAVQLINKGGGIGKASLSLSKLPEGWEYDLKSGGWSVEQLSVLPGEKQTLDLTVDVPLKVDKGTYTFNLVAGGQDVLPLTVTVSEQGTFKTEFTSEQPNMEGAADATFTFNTELRNRTAGEQLYALRADAPRGWGVVFKPNYKQATSVNIAPNSTASITVEVNPPDQIKAGTYKIPVKAATSTTSASLDLEVVITGSYELVLSTPSGLLSTEITAGGDEKVELIVRNTGSSALKDIDLSASAPVNWEVAFEPESVAQLEPGKTASVTATINADNKAIAGDYVTTLRANTPEATSEASFRVSVKTSMLWGWVGILIILIALGSVFRLFRKYGRR
- a CDS encoding ABC transporter permease, yielding MDLTTYITAISRKAEKINDHPFWVIVSKEISDHVRSWRFIILIGLIALTCLGSLYTALTNIGEAVKPNDPEGAFFFLKLFTITDGTLPSYVVFVGFLGPLLGIGLGFDAVNSEQNKGTLSRIMSQPIHRDYLLNAKFVAALVVISVLFFALAFLVTGLGMITIGIPPAPGEFMRILVFILLSILYVAFWLNLSILFSVRFRQAATSALSAIAVWVFFSVFYGMIVNVIARVIQPGAMAGPGKMLAHQKFILFLQDLSPSQLFSDATLTLLMPSVRSLGPLTRAQVVGAIPSPLPLGQSLLLVWPQLTGLIAVTVICFALSYVYFMKKEIRSR